In Zea mays cultivar B73 chromosome 7, Zm-B73-REFERENCE-NAM-5.0, whole genome shotgun sequence, the following proteins share a genomic window:
- the LOC100278645 gene encoding uncharacterized protein LOC100278645, whose product MKLFMCFGGAAAAVVIGDDEAAAPRHRGLRRGRRSLSFRGKLKFLPGTHNKGGCSEKKPSAAPPLGQPTKRGADADNDDGVYGVSRASSVASSALLSSASSWPLDSSDTSSSSSSLSRSSSASSSPSVSGMLSPPSVKLRPNNKRPASSPSPAAGAAAVVLCLLMVVLFGRVGATLLMSTALYLFPRRWPATTRKESTAAVDPLDGWSATPEKRKVVMERCDAVPGLEWNRNK is encoded by the coding sequence ATGAAGTTGTTCATGTGCTTCGGCGGTGCGGCGGCGGCGGTCGTGATCGGCGACGACGAAGCGGCCGCGCCCAGACACCGGGGCCTGCGCCGTGGCCGCCGGAGCCTGTCGTTCCGGGGGAAGCTGAAGTTCTTGCCCGGTACTCACAACAAGGGCGGATGCAGCGAGAAGAAACCGTCGGCGGCGCCACCGCTGGGCCAGCCAACGAAGCGGGGGGCGGACGCAGACAACGACGACGGCGTCTACGGCGTGTCCAGGGCGTCGTCGGTGGCGTCCTCGGCGCTGCTGAGCTCCGCGTCGTCGTGGCCGCTGGACTCATCGGacacttcgtcgtcgtcgtcgtcgttgtcgcGCTCCTCGTCCGCCTCGTCCTCGCCGTCGGTCTCGGGGATGCTTTCTCCGCCGTCGGTAAAGCTGCGGCCGAATAACAAGAGGCCCGCGTCGTCCCCGTCCCCGGCGGCGGGCGCCGCGGCCGTGGTGCTGTGCCTCCTCATGGTGGTGCTTTTCGGCCGGGTCGGGGCCACGCTGCTCATGTCCACGGCGCTCTACCTCTTCCCGCGACGGTGGCCCGCGACGACGCGTAAGGAGAGTACGGCCGCCGTCGACCCGCTGGACGGCTGGAGCGCGACGCCGGAGAAGAGGAAGGTGGTTATGGAGCGGTGTGACGCGGTCCCTGGCCTGGAGTGGAACCGCAACAAGTGA
- the LOC100194349 gene encoding uncharacterized protein isoform X1, with amino-acid sequence MVAAAAEVSTAATASSSPPAEEGERRDESESDGEMAGLAAVLDFDMLCASVALSAERRKAGAALAGAAGDCGGGGGGVQRMWEGDVVLDCLDDRRIALETSCCPCYRFGKNMRRANLGSCFLQGMVYCILLAAVLISLIAFSVTRHHIYLYMGIGSVLLIAIYTGYFRRRIRKQFNIRGTESSLDDCVLHLICPCCTLCQEARTLEMNNVQCGVWHGRGDTICLGSNGAGNKAFAALNKASLVPVKSPGLCGMDRSSSAADEQQPLVPPDQLEQV; translated from the exons atggtcgcggcggcggcggaggtgtCGACGGCGGCGACGGCTAGCAGTAGCCCCCCGGCGGAGGAGGGGGAGCGGCGGGACGAGAGCGAGAGCGACGGGGAGATGGCGGGGCTGGCGGCCGTGCTGGACTTCGACATGCTGTGCGCGTCCGTGGCGCTGTCGGCGGAGAGGAGGAAGGCCGGCGCGGCGCTGGCGGGCGCGGCCGGCGACTGCGGCGGTGGAGGCGGAGGGGTGCAGAGGATGTGGGAGGGCGACGTCGTGCTGGATTGCCTAGACGACCGGCGAATCGCGCTCGAGACGTCCTG CTGCCCATGCTACCGGTTTGGTAAGAACATGCGGAGAGCCAATCTCGGATCTTGCTTCCTTCAG GGAATGGTTTACTGCATTCTGTTGGCTGCTGTCCTAATCAGCCTAATTGCCTTTTCTGTAACAAGGCatcatatatatttatatatgggaATCGGCTCTGTCCTCTTGATAGCCATCTATACTGGTTATTTCCGGAGAAGAATCAGGAAGCAATTCAACATTCGg GGTACTGAGAGCAGTCTGGACGATTGTGTTCTCCATCTCATATGTCCTTGCTGTACGCTGTGCCAG GAGGCTAGAACTTTGGAGATGAATAATGTCCAGTGTGGTGTCTGGCATGGCCGAGGTGATACCATTTGTTTAGGGAGCAACGGTGCAGGAAACAAGGCTTTCGCTGCCCTGAACAAGGCCTCTCTCGTGCCTGTAAAGTCCCCGGGGCTGTGTGGCATGGATAGATCGTCAAGCGCAGCTGACGAGCAGCAGCCGCTTGTCCCACCGGACCAACTGGAGCAGGTTTAG
- the LOC100194349 gene encoding uncharacterized protein LOC100194349, producing MVAAAAEVSTAATASSSPPAEEGERRDESESDGEMAGLAAVLDFDMLCASVALSAERRKAGAALAGAAGDCGGGGGGVQRMWEGDVVLDCLDDRRIALETSCCPCYRFGKNMRRANLGSCFLQGMVYCILLAAVLISLIAFSVTRHHIYLYMGIGSVLLIAIYTGYFRRRIRKQFNIRGTESSLDDCVLHLICPCCTLCQVISAKAPICIPILLPSYVWPL from the exons atggtcgcggcggcggcggaggtgtCGACGGCGGCGACGGCTAGCAGTAGCCCCCCGGCGGAGGAGGGGGAGCGGCGGGACGAGAGCGAGAGCGACGGGGAGATGGCGGGGCTGGCGGCCGTGCTGGACTTCGACATGCTGTGCGCGTCCGTGGCGCTGTCGGCGGAGAGGAGGAAGGCCGGCGCGGCGCTGGCGGGCGCGGCCGGCGACTGCGGCGGTGGAGGCGGAGGGGTGCAGAGGATGTGGGAGGGCGACGTCGTGCTGGATTGCCTAGACGACCGGCGAATCGCGCTCGAGACGTCCTG CTGCCCATGCTACCGGTTTGGTAAGAACATGCGGAGAGCCAATCTCGGATCTTGCTTCCTTCAG GGAATGGTTTACTGCATTCTGTTGGCTGCTGTCCTAATCAGCCTAATTGCCTTTTCTGTAACAAGGCatcatatatatttatatatgggaATCGGCTCTGTCCTCTTGATAGCCATCTATACTGGTTATTTCCGGAGAAGAATCAGGAAGCAATTCAACATTCGg GGTACTGAGAGCAGTCTGGACGATTGTGTTCTCCATCTCATATGTCCTTGCTGTACGCTGTGCCAGGTTATATCTGCAAAAGCCCCTATCTGCATCCCAATATTGCTACCTTCCTATGTTTGGCCATTGTAA
- the LOC100273559 gene encoding uncharacterized protein isoform X1 — protein MDMASPALLTDDLLSDIFLRLAEPADLVRTAAACVPFRRLVADRAFLRRYRSLHPAPLLGFLDHNGFHPALPPHASAPAARAVSLAADFSFSFLPASSTGRGWVVRDVRDGRVLLDRSPEDRGDEPQVFTEIAVCDPLHRRCVLLPPVPVDLATAVEHPLRLEFDRWCEPFLVPHGADGEDETSFEVICMVQCKAKLVAFAFSSTTGEWRAVASMAWRDLMAGLGVSSRSPTFSGRQYARGCFYWVMDWRDKLLVLDAGRMEFSIADVPPSCHRRQIAVVEAGEGRVGMLALRDHVADGAVSLHYTVRRDDADGSNSNQWQVEKIIPLDPGFRYYIRGAMERYTLLLRFPEHLSLAGVHVSSSAVIEDLECFSMDTKTLQLERVCELNHHIMRAYVYTNFPPSLSPQSI, from the coding sequence ATGGACATGGCCTCGCCGGCGCTGCTCACCGACGACCTCCTGTCGGACATCTTCCTCCGCCTTGCGGAGCCGGCCGACCTCGTTCGCACCGCAGCCGCCTGCGTCCCCTTCCGCCGCCTCGTCGCCGACCGCGCGTTCCTCCGCCGGTACCGTTCGCTCCACCCCGCGCCTCTCCTCGGCTTCCTCGACCACAACGGCTTCCACCCGGCGCTCCCGCCCCACGCATCCGCCCCCGCGGCGCGGGCCGTCTCGCTCGCAGCGGATTTCTCCTTCTCGTTCCTACCCGCCTCCTCCACGGGCCGCGGCTGGGTCGTCCGCGACGTCCGCGACGGCCGCGTCCTCCTCGACCGCTCCCCCGAGGACAGAGGCGACGAGCCGCAGGTCTTCACGGAGATAGCGGTGTGCGACCCCTTGCACCGGCGCTGCGTCCTGCTCCCCCCGGTCCCCGTCGACCTGGCCACAGCGGTGGAGCACCCGCTCCGCTTGGAGTTCGACCGCTGGTGCGAGCCCTTCCTCGTCCCCCACGGCGCCGACGGAGAGGATGAGACGTCGTTCGAAGTGATCTGTATGGTGCAGTGCAAAGCCAAGCTGGTCGCCTTCGCCTTCTCTTCCACCACTGGGGAATGGCGAGCCGTCGCGTCCATGGCCTGGCGCGACCTGATGGCCGGCCTGGGCGTGTCGTCAAGGAGCCCTACGTTCTCCGGCCGCCAGTACGCTCGCGGCTGCTTCTACTGGGTTATGGATTGGCGAGACAAGTTGCTCGTGCTTGACGCTGGGAGGATGGAATTCTCCATCGCTGACGTCCCACCTAGCTGCCATAGGCGACAGATCGCAGTTGTGGAAGCAGGGGAAGGCAGGGTTGGGATGTTGGCGCTCCGCGACCACGTTGCAGATGGTGCAGTTAGCCTCCATTATACTGTAAGGCGAGACGATGCCGACGGTTCCAATTCCAACCAGTGGCAGGTGGAGAAGATAATTCCGCTGGATCCTGGATTTCGGTATTACATCAGGGGTGCGATGGAGAGGTACACGCTCCTGCTAAGGTTTCCTGAACACCTAAGCTTAGCAGGGGTGCATGTAAGCTCATCGGCAGTGATAGAAGACTTGGAATGTTTTTCCATGGACACCAAGACTTTGCAGCTTGAGAGGGTGTGCGAATTGAACCACCACATTATGCGTGCCTACGTATATACCAACTTCCCACCATCCCTGTCGCCACAGAGTATCTAA